One region of Corvus moneduloides isolate bCorMon1 chromosome 1, bCorMon1.pri, whole genome shotgun sequence genomic DNA includes:
- the ZBTB14 gene encoding zinc finger and BTB domain-containing protein 14, producing the protein MEFFISMSETIKYNDDDHKTVFLKTLNEQRLEGEFCDIAIVVEDVKFRAHRCVLAACSTYFKKLFKKLEVDSSSVIEIDFLRSDIFEEVLNYMYTAKISVKKEDVNLMMSSGQILGIRFLDKLCSQKRDVSSPEENTQSKSKYCLKMNRSMGEPSDTQDDEVEEIGDHDDSPSDVTVEGTPPSQEDGKSPTTTLRVQEAILKELGSEEVRKVNCYGQEVEPMETTESKDLGSQTPQALTFNDGISEVKDEQTPGWTTAAGDMKFEYLLYGHREHIVCQACGKTFSDEARLRKHEKLHTADRPFVCEMCTKGFTTQAHLKEHLKIHTGYKPYSCEVCGKSFIRAPDLKKHERVHSNERPFACHMCDKAFKHKSHLKDHERRHRGEKPFVCSSCTKAFAKASDLKRHENNMHSERKQVTAANSIQSETEQLQAAAMAAEAEQQLETIACS; encoded by the exons ATG GAGTTTTTCATCAGTATGTCTGAAACCATTAAATATAATGACGACGATCACAAAACTGTGTTCCTGAAAACATTGAATGAACAACGTTTGGAAGGAGAATTTTGTGACATCGCTATTGTGGTTGAAGATGTTAAGTTCAGAGCCCATAGGTGCGTGCTTGCTGCCTGCAGTACCTACTTcaaaaaacttttcaaaaaacTTGAAGTTGATAGTTCATCAGTAATAGAAATAGATTTTCTTCGTTCTGATATTTTTGAGGAAGTTCTCAATTACATGTATACTGCAAagatttctgttaaaaaagagGATGTCAACCTGATGATGTCTTCAGGCCAGATCCTCGGTATTCGGTTTCTTGATAAACTCTGCTCTCAAAAACGTGATGTATCTAGTcctgaagaaaacacacagtCCAAGAGCAAGTACTGTCTAAAAATGAACCGTTCTATGGGGGAACCCAGTGACACCCAAGATGATGAGGTGGAAGAGATTGGAGATCATGATGACAGTCCATCAGATGTGACAGTGGAAGGCACTCCCCCAAGTCAGGAAGATGGTAAGTCGCCAACCACTACCCTGAGAGTGCAAGAGGCAATTCTGAAAGAGTTGGGAAGTGAAGAAGTTCGAAAAGTAAACTGCTATGGCCAAGAAGTAGAGCCTATGGAAACAACGGAATCTAAAGACTTAGGATCTCAGACTCCTCAGGCACTCACATTTAATGATGGCATAAGTGAAGTGAAAGATGAACAGACACCAGGCTGGACCACAGCAGCTGGGGATATGAAGTTTGAGTACTTGCTTTATGGTCACAGGGAACACATTGTATGTCAGGCTTGTGGCAAGACCTTTTCTGATGAAGCGCGTttgagaaaacatgaaaaactaCACACTGCAGACAGACCATTTGTTTGTGAAATGTGTACAAAGGGCTTTACCACGCAAGCTCATTTGAAAGAACACTTGAAAATACACACAGGTTACAAGCCTTACAGTTGTGAGGTGTGTGGGAAGTCTTTTATTCGTGCACCAGATCTAAAAAAGCATGAAAGAGTTCACAGTAATGAGAGGCCATTTGCATGCCACATGTGTGATAAAGCTTTCAAGCACAAGTCCCACCTCAAAGACCATGAAAGAAGGCACCGAGGAGAGAAACCTTTTGTCTGCAGTTCCTGCACTAAAGCATTTGCTAAGGCATCTGACCTAAAAAGGCATGAGAACAATATGCACAGTGAAAGAAAGCAAGTTACAGCAGCCAATTCCATCCAGAGTGAAACAGAACAGTTGCAGGCAGCAGCCATGGCTgctgaagcagagcagcaatTAGAAACTATAGCCTGTAGTTAA